A genomic window from Pseudonocardia broussonetiae includes:
- a CDS encoding class I SAM-dependent methyltransferase gives MSAEELLGTTGVARRAVDGAESQRASRAWWDADADDYLAEHASDIGDVDFVWCPEGLREADAGLLGDVAGKDVLEIGCGSAPCARWLAAQGARAVALDLSAAMLRHAAALGASTGVAVPLVQAGAERLPFADASFDVACSAFGGVPFVAEPERVMREVARVLRPGGRWVFAVNHPMRWMFSDDPGPDGLTVVQSYFDRTPYVEVDDTGAATYVEHHRTIGDRVRDVVAAGLVLRDVVEPEWPEGRDRVWGQWSPLRGALFPGTAVFVCERP, from the coding sequence GTGAGTGCCGAGGAGCTCTTGGGGACCACGGGGGTCGCGCGGCGGGCCGTCGACGGGGCGGAGTCGCAGCGCGCGAGCCGCGCGTGGTGGGACGCCGACGCCGACGACTACCTGGCCGAGCACGCCTCCGACATCGGCGACGTCGACTTCGTCTGGTGCCCCGAGGGCCTGCGCGAGGCCGACGCCGGGCTGCTCGGCGACGTCGCCGGGAAGGACGTGCTGGAGATCGGTTGCGGGTCGGCGCCGTGCGCGCGCTGGCTGGCCGCGCAGGGGGCGCGGGCCGTCGCACTGGACCTGTCCGCCGCGATGCTGCGCCACGCCGCGGCCCTCGGCGCGTCCACCGGCGTGGCGGTCCCGCTCGTGCAGGCGGGCGCGGAGCGGCTGCCGTTCGCCGACGCCTCCTTCGACGTCGCGTGCTCGGCGTTCGGGGGCGTCCCCTTCGTCGCCGAGCCGGAGCGCGTCATGCGCGAGGTCGCGCGCGTGCTGCGCCCCGGCGGGCGGTGGGTGTTCGCGGTCAACCACCCGATGCGCTGGATGTTCTCCGACGACCCCGGCCCTGACGGCCTCACCGTCGTCCAGTCGTACTTCGACCGCACCCCCTACGTGGAGGTCGACGACACCGGCGCGGCCACCTACGTCGAGCACCACCGCACGATCGGCGACCGCGTGCGCGACGTCGTCGCCGCCGGGCTGGTGCTGCGCGACGTCGTGGAGCCCGAGTGGCCCGAGGGCCGCGACCGCGTGTGGGGGCAGTGGAGCCCGCTGCGCGGCGCGCTGTTCCCCGGCACCGCGGTCTTCGTGTGCGAGCGGCCGTGA
- a CDS encoding DNA glycosylase AlkZ-like family protein, with product MKLTWRQVRRWRVRRQLLLSPGPSPVEVARALGGVHAQVASCAALISGVRCGSAPDADLAARRLVRTWAARGTLHLLPADEIDLWVGALTARDARRRFPPSWEREHGVTAAQLHAVTDAIGEVLGDVPLTRAELVDAVVAHLGDPGVAGPLSTGWGALLKPAAARGLLCSGPAADGAVTFVSPAAWLGRPLAPPPAAEAEREVLLRFLAANGPATAADVARWWGEQPAPARRTVRANADALAEVAVDGEPGFLVRAGDVDELAAVPDGGTDPADAPLLLPGFDPWVLAPLSHRVRAVPADRTAEVSRTAGWISPVLVVDGVVAGVWEHAVAGGTATLTVRPFAAAPDPDALTAAAALYGPLLGVGVVRVAVGG from the coding sequence GTGAAGCTCACCTGGCGACAGGTGCGGCGGTGGCGGGTCCGGCGCCAGCTCCTGCTCTCCCCCGGCCCGTCGCCGGTCGAGGTGGCCCGGGCGCTCGGCGGCGTCCACGCCCAGGTGGCGTCGTGCGCCGCCCTGATCAGCGGCGTCCGGTGCGGTTCGGCGCCCGACGCCGACCTGGCGGCGCGCCGGCTCGTCCGCACCTGGGCCGCCCGCGGCACGCTGCACCTGCTCCCGGCCGACGAGATCGACCTCTGGGTCGGCGCCCTGACCGCCCGCGACGCCCGGCGCCGGTTCCCGCCCTCGTGGGAGCGCGAGCACGGCGTCACCGCCGCGCAGCTGCACGCGGTCACCGACGCGATCGGCGAGGTGCTCGGGGACGTGCCGCTGACCCGGGCGGAGCTCGTCGACGCCGTCGTCGCGCACCTGGGCGACCCGGGGGTCGCCGGCCCGCTGTCGACGGGCTGGGGCGCGCTGCTCAAGCCGGCCGCGGCGCGCGGGCTGCTGTGCTCGGGCCCCGCCGCCGACGGCGCCGTCACGTTCGTCTCCCCCGCCGCCTGGCTGGGCCGCCCGCTCGCCCCTCCCCCGGCCGCCGAGGCCGAGCGGGAGGTGCTGCTGCGCTTCCTGGCCGCGAACGGCCCGGCCACCGCGGCCGACGTCGCGCGCTGGTGGGGCGAGCAGCCCGCGCCCGCGAGGCGCACGGTCCGCGCGAACGCCGACGCGCTCGCCGAGGTCGCCGTCGACGGGGAGCCCGGGTTCCTCGTGCGCGCGGGGGACGTCGACGAGCTGGCGGCCGTCCCCGACGGCGGCACCGACCCCGCCGACGCCCCGCTGCTGCTGCCCGGCTTCGACCCGTGGGTGCTCGCCCCGCTGAGCCACCGCGTCCGCGCCGTCCCCGCCGACCGCACCGCCGAGGTCTCGCGCACGGCGGGCTGGATCTCGCCCGTGCTCGTCGTCGACGGGGTGGTGGCCGGGGTGTGGGAGCACGCCGTCGCCGGGGGGACGGCGACGCTGACCGTGCGGCCCTTCGCCGCGGCGCCCGACCCCGACGCCCTCACCGCCGCGGCGGCGCTCTACGGGCCGCTGCTCGGGGTGGGCGTGGTGCGGGTCGCGGTCGGCGGCTGA
- a CDS encoding hotdog fold thioesterase has protein sequence MQTTEQLAERMGIELVSLTLEEVVGRMPVAGNKQPFGLLHGGASAVLAETLGSTLSALHALPERFPVGLELACTHHRSATAGFVTGVARPLHVGRSTSTSEIVVTDEDGRRVCTAKLTCLHRDTKPRSA, from the coding sequence ATGCAGACGACCGAGCAGCTCGCCGAGCGCATGGGCATCGAGCTCGTGAGCCTCACGCTCGAGGAGGTCGTCGGCCGGATGCCGGTGGCGGGCAACAAGCAGCCGTTCGGGCTGCTGCACGGCGGCGCGAGCGCGGTGCTCGCCGAGACGCTGGGCTCGACGCTGTCGGCGCTGCACGCACTGCCCGAGCGCTTCCCCGTCGGCCTGGAGCTCGCCTGCACCCACCACCGGTCCGCGACCGCCGGGTTCGTCACCGGGGTGGCCCGCCCGCTGCACGTCGGCCGCTCGACCTCCACCAGCGAGATCGTCGTCACCGACGAGGACGGCCGTCGCGTCTGCACGGCGAAGCTGACCTGCCTGCACCGCGACACGAAGCCCCGGTCCGCATGA
- a CDS encoding cupin domain-containing protein, which produces MTYLSDHPDGVVRLAAESPRIVSPAMTTVLLAPGSVTDEEYGLFEARLPAGSPGPVPHYHEGFSESFYVLSGRLAVRTGDRWTSAAPGDLVRVPRRGVHAFHPEGDDEARFLILFTPAGQPREQYFAEMAALATRDVPPTAEEIDELAARHDQVNLRGLP; this is translated from the coding sequence ATGACCTACCTGTCCGACCACCCCGACGGCGTCGTCCGGCTCGCCGCGGAGAGCCCGCGGATCGTGAGCCCGGCGATGACCACCGTGCTGCTGGCCCCCGGGTCGGTGACCGACGAGGAGTACGGCCTGTTCGAGGCCCGCCTCCCGGCCGGCTCGCCCGGCCCGGTGCCGCACTACCACGAGGGCTTCAGCGAGTCCTTCTACGTGCTGTCGGGCCGGCTCGCCGTCCGCACCGGGGACCGGTGGACGTCGGCGGCACCCGGGGACCTGGTCCGGGTGCCGCGACGCGGCGTCCACGCCTTCCACCCCGAGGGCGACGACGAGGCGCGCTTCCTCATCCTGTTCACCCCGGCCGGGCAGCCGCGGGAGCAGTACTTCGCCGAGATGGCCGCGCTGGCGACCCGGGACGTGCCGCCCACCGCCGAGGAGATCGACGAGCTGGCGGCGCGGCACGACCAGGTCAACCTGCGCGGCCTCCCGTGA
- a CDS encoding ABC transporter ATP-binding protein yields the protein MSFLEVNDLTVAYGAIQAVRGVSFTVEKGQIVSLIGSNGAGKTTTLRTISGLLRPVTGSVVLDGKPIHALPAHEILGLGVAHSPEGRRLFARMTVEENLRLGAYTRSDEPGILSDLDRVYDLFPVLGERRRNKAGLFSGGEQQMLAIGRALMSRPKLLMLDEPSMGLSPIMTQKIFSTVRELRDEGTTVLLVEQNALAALALSDRAYVIDLGRTTLSGTGPELLADPRVQEAYLGEGVAN from the coding sequence GTGAGCTTTCTGGAGGTCAACGACCTGACGGTCGCCTACGGCGCGATCCAGGCCGTCCGCGGGGTCTCGTTCACCGTGGAGAAGGGGCAGATCGTCAGCCTGATCGGCAGCAACGGCGCGGGCAAGACCACGACGCTCCGGACGATCTCCGGGCTGCTGCGCCCGGTGACGGGGTCGGTGGTGCTCGACGGGAAGCCGATCCACGCCCTGCCCGCGCACGAGATCCTCGGGCTCGGGGTGGCCCACAGCCCCGAGGGCAGGCGGCTGTTCGCGCGGATGACGGTGGAGGAGAACCTCCGCCTCGGCGCCTACACCCGCTCCGACGAGCCGGGCATCCTGTCCGACCTCGACCGCGTCTACGACCTGTTCCCGGTGCTCGGCGAGCGCCGCCGGAACAAGGCAGGCCTGTTCTCGGGCGGCGAGCAGCAGATGCTCGCCATCGGGCGGGCGCTGATGTCGCGGCCGAAGCTGCTGATGCTCGACGAGCCGTCGATGGGTCTCTCGCCGATCATGACGCAGAAGATCTTCTCGACGGTCCGCGAGCTGCGCGACGAGGGCACCACGGTGCTCCTGGTCGAGCAGAACGCACTGGCGGCGCTGGCGCTGTCGGACCGCGCGTACGTCATCGACCTGGGGCGGACCACGCTCTCGGGCACCGGGCCGGAGCTGCTCGCCGACCCGCGCGTCCAGGAGGCCTACCTGGGCGAGGGCGTCGCGAACTGA